From bacterium, one genomic window encodes:
- the cobT gene encoding nicotinate-nucleotide--dimethylbenzimidazole phosphoribosyltransferase: MNLQKILSSIPSLDARAMKKAEHRQSQLTKPAGSLGRLEAIAIQVAGITRQAVPTLGKKRVILCAADHGVTQEGVSAFPSAVTPMMVLNFLAGGAAINALARQAGAEVQVVDLGVASDLPKHPKLLSKRIAPGTRNFRQGPAMTPAECEKALAVGLQLAAQAKKDKVTFVVLGEMGIGNTTSAAALMAGLLPCAVEDVTGFGTGIDRTQWLNKCRVIHESIKRHRPMPDHPLEALQRVGGLEIAALTGVVLGCAKARIPVVVDGFITSSAFLVAYRANPKVKDFAFFSHRSEEPGHSKFYEMLGVEPLLEMKMRLGEGTGGALALNLLESALRAHAEMATFQSAKVPGKNKAQRTAVEKKRS, from the coding sequence ATGAACCTTCAAAAGATCCTTTCCTCCATCCCATCCCTCGATGCCCGGGCCATGAAAAAGGCCGAGCATCGGCAAAGCCAGCTGACCAAGCCCGCCGGAAGCTTGGGCCGCCTGGAGGCTATCGCCATCCAGGTGGCGGGCATCACCCGTCAAGCGGTCCCCACCCTGGGGAAGAAAAGGGTCATCCTTTGCGCGGCCGACCACGGTGTGACGCAAGAAGGCGTTTCCGCTTTTCCATCGGCCGTGACGCCCATGATGGTCCTGAACTTCCTTGCCGGCGGCGCGGCCATCAACGCCCTCGCCCGGCAGGCGGGTGCGGAGGTCCAAGTGGTGGACCTGGGCGTTGCCTCGGACCTGCCCAAGCATCCCAAACTCCTTTCCAAGAGGATCGCCCCGGGGACCCGGAACTTCCGGCAAGGTCCTGCCATGACCCCGGCGGAGTGTGAAAAGGCCCTGGCCGTCGGCCTTCAGTTGGCCGCCCAGGCCAAAAAGGACAAGGTCACCTTCGTCGTGCTCGGTGAAATGGGCATCGGCAACACCACGTCGGCCGCCGCCTTGATGGCGGGGCTCCTTCCTTGCGCCGTGGAGGACGTGACGGGCTTCGGCACCGGCATCGACCGCACCCAGTGGCTCAACAAATGCCGGGTGATCCACGAATCGATCAAGCGCCACCGGCCCATGCCCGACCATCCCCTGGAAGCCCTTCAAAGGGTCGGCGGGCTCGAGATCGCCGCCCTCACCGGAGTGGTCCTGGGTTGCGCCAAGGCCCGCATCCCCGTGGTGGTGGACGGCTTCATCACTTCCTCGGCTTTCCTCGTCGCCTACCGTGCGAACCCCAAGGTCAAGGACTTCGCCTTCTTCTCCCACCGTTCGGAGGAACCGGGTCATTCCAAGTTCTACGAAATGCTGGGGGTGGAACCCCTCCTGGAGATGAAGATGCGGCTGGGCGAGGGGACCGGCGGGGCCTTGGCCCTGAACCTCCTGGAGAGCGCCTTGCGGGCCCACGCCGAGATGGCGACCTTCCAAAGCGCCAAGGTGCCCGGGAAGAATAAGGCCCAACGAACGGCCGTGGAAAAGAAACGAAGCTGA
- a CDS encoding TIGR00730 family Rossman fold protein, protein MKSICVYCGSNPGSNPLYSHHAQKLGQVLALLKITLVYGGSHLGLMGLLADSALENGGRVIGVIPRTLVDQERAHPSLSELEVVANMHERKRRMCDLAEGFIALPGGFGTLEEVLEQATWSQLGLQKKPVGFLNSGGYYSRLFDFLEHAAREGFLSRDFLYSCVIAEDPLALVGKLTKMG, encoded by the coding sequence ATGAAAAGCATCTGCGTCTATTGCGGCTCCAACCCGGGGTCGAACCCCCTTTATTCCCACCACGCCCAAAAACTGGGCCAGGTCCTGGCCCTCCTGAAGATCACCCTGGTCTATGGCGGCTCCCACCTGGGGCTCATGGGACTGTTGGCCGACTCGGCCCTTGAGAACGGCGGGCGGGTCATCGGGGTCATCCCCCGGACCTTGGTCGACCAGGAGAGGGCCCATCCTTCCTTGAGCGAGTTGGAAGTGGTCGCCAATATGCACGAACGAAAGCGGCGCATGTGCGACCTGGCGGAGGGTTTCATCGCGCTTCCCGGCGGCTTCGGCACCCTGGAAGAGGTCCTGGAGCAGGCCACTTGGAGCCAGTTGGGCCTCCAGAAGAAACCCGTGGGCTTCCTCAATTCGGGCGGGTATTACTCGCGCCTCTTCGATTTCCTGGAACACGCCGCCCGGGAGGGGTTCTTGAGCCGGGATTTCCTTTATTCCTGCGTCATCGCCGAGGATCCCCTGGCGTTGGTGGGGAAACTGACGAAAATGGGGTGA
- a CDS encoding adenosylcobinamide-GDP ribazoletransferase has translation MNPLLLALSTLTLLPVSPKQWRPSEVRLSAAFYPLVGALLGALFALASKVQLAHDLRTILVLLAWVLATGAFHLDGLSDCLDGFFGGRDPKDRRRIMKDPSVGAYGVTGIVLVLVLKAMLLSRLLSEPGDWKYLILIPWAARWGVTLACTFFRSPPGDKGLGSQVLGLEGYGLAIPTFVSLAGGWWLLRAPSLGYFLAAGLVAMAVGLLSRARIQGLTGDGMGAIIETSEVALLFLACANFSKGWMPF, from the coding sequence ATGAACCCCTTACTCCTCGCGCTCTCGACCCTGACCCTTCTTCCCGTCTCCCCCAAGCAATGGCGGCCCTCGGAAGTCCGGCTGTCGGCCGCTTTTTATCCTTTGGTCGGAGCCCTTTTGGGGGCTCTCTTCGCCCTCGCCTCCAAGGTCCAACTCGCCCATGACCTGAGGACCATCCTGGTCCTCTTGGCCTGGGTGCTGGCCACCGGTGCCTTCCATTTGGATGGGCTGAGCGATTGTTTGGACGGATTCTTCGGCGGCAGGGACCCCAAGGACCGCCGGCGCATCATGAAGGACCCCTCCGTCGGCGCCTATGGGGTGACCGGGATCGTCCTCGTGCTGGTCCTGAAAGCGATGCTCCTGTCCCGCCTGCTCTCCGAACCCGGCGATTGGAAGTACCTGATCCTCATCCCCTGGGCCGCCCGTTGGGGCGTGACCTTGGCCTGTACCTTCTTCCGATCCCCGCCCGGGGACAAGGGCCTGGGTTCCCAAGTGCTCGGCTTGGAGGGCTATGGCCTCGCGATCCCGACCTTCGTGAGCCTGGCCGGCGGTTGGTGGCTTTTGCGGGCGCCGTCCTTGGGATATTTCCTGGCCGCCGGTCTGGTGGCCATGGCGGTCGGTCTGCTGTCCCGTGCCCGCATCCAAGGGCTCACAGGCGACGGCATGGGTGCCATCATCGAGACCTCGGAGGTCGCCCTCCTTTTCCTGGCCTGCGCCAATTTCTCGAAAGGATGGATGCCTTTCTGA
- a CDS encoding CbiX/SirB N-terminal domain-containing protein, with the protein MGPRTVLIVSHGSRETSANREFVRLVAKYRERHPRWKVGHAYLDVVGPTIHQGLAHLAHDMEKGTIEVLPYFLFRAKHVKKDIPAILAAFQKERPGIKVHLAKPLGDDPRLLHILDQRLPPTRKNKSRKG; encoded by the coding sequence ATGGGCCCCAGGACCGTTCTCATCGTCAGCCACGGCAGCCGGGAAACCTCCGCCAACCGGGAATTTGTCCGGTTGGTGGCGAAGTACCGTGAACGCCATCCCCGTTGGAAGGTCGGCCACGCCTATCTGGATGTGGTGGGCCCCACGATCCACCAGGGACTGGCCCATCTGGCCCACGATATGGAGAAAGGGACCATCGAAGTCCTTCCTTATTTTCTTTTCCGGGCCAAGCATGTGAAGAAGGACATCCCGGCCATCCTCGCGGCTTTCCAAAAAGAGCGGCCCGGGATCAAGGTCCATTTGGCAAAGCCCCTTGGGGACGATCCTCGTTTATTGCATATCCTCGATCAACGCCTCCCGCCGACCCGCAAAAACAAAAGCCGGAAGGGCTGA